A DNA window from Taeniopygia guttata chromosome 8, bTaeGut7.mat, whole genome shotgun sequence contains the following coding sequences:
- the HCCS gene encoding holocytochrome c-type synthase, which yields MGLSASSPAATEQSPKASRQYQAASPPSECPMHQEKMSGCPMHMKTADHRTENTDDVPAHQERAYEFVACPVKSGASQMKDDIDPSNMMPPPNQQPSPGQPFPLSTVREESSIPRANSDKKWVYPSEQMFWNAMLRKGWRWKDDDITSEDMTNIIKIHNQNNEQAWKEILKWEALHAVECPCGPSLMRFGGKAKEYSPRARIRSWMGYELPFDRHDWIVDRCGKEVRYVIDYYDGGAVDKNYQFTILDVRPALDSLSAVWDRVKVAWWRWTS from the exons ATGGGTTTGTCCGCATCCTCCCCGGCTGCTACAGAGCAGTCACCAAAGGCATCCAGGCAGTACCAGGCGGCGTCTCCACCTTCAGAATGTCCCAtgcatcaggaaaaaatgagCG GTTGTCCAATGCACATGAAGACTGCTGATCATAGAACTGAGAACACAGATGATGTTCCTGCACATCAAGAAAGAGCTTATGAGTTTGTAGCATGTCCTGTGAAGTCTGGTGCATCTCAAATGAAAGATGACATAGATCCCAGCAATATG ATGCCTCCTCCCAATCAGCAGCCATCTCCAGGTCAGCCATTTCCATTGTCAACTGTTAGAGAAGAATCTTCCATTCCTAGAGCAAATTCTGACAAGAAATGGGTCTACCCTTCAGAGCAAATGTTCTGGAATGCTATGTTAAGAAAAGG GTGGAGGTGGAAAGATGATGACATAACAAGTGAAGACATGACCAACATTATTAAGATTCATAATCAAAATAATGAGCAAGCTTGGAAGGAGATTTTGAAGTGGGAAGCTCTACATGCTGT GGAATGTCCATGTGGGCCATCACTGATGCGGTTTGGAGGCAAAGCAAAGGAGTACTCGCCAAGAGCCAGAATACGTTCATGGATGGG GTACGAGCTGCCCTTTGATCGGCACGACTGGATCGTTGACCGCTGTGGGAAGGAGGTGCGCTACGTCATCGATTACTACGACGGCGGAGCAGTGGACAAGAACTACCAGTTCACCATCCTGGACGTGCGCCCTGCGCTGGACTCGCTCTCGGCCGTCTGGGACAGAGTGAAGGTGGCCTGGTGGCGCTGGACTTCCTAA